A single genomic interval of Leptospira dzoumogneensis harbors:
- a CDS encoding HEAT repeat domain-containing protein — MSTVRILILGIILSLTAQISAKEQIYEKLDQLFYDQVEKLQSGNLEERIQAADYLKFVSSKLAVRPLLKALKGNANVPKSEENSPTLKFTIAQALGAMESDIAGPGMVEEFKKISATVQESDYPAFSSPDGYNMVIATGELIRNVGLLPYTKENQEAIVNALNHPNFYVRASAADGLKNLNRKETLSQLSSAIDKEKNPFAKVAILNAIVYINRIANQKFYDLCAFLKDESPMVRYRASIAVGEVDLKAGEYSLREALLVEHDKMVREQIKKDLASVTGFKMPANLPLFLKD, encoded by the coding sequence ATGTCGACCGTAAGAATCCTAATCCTCGGAATCATATTATCACTAACTGCTCAGATCTCCGCAAAGGAACAAATCTATGAGAAGTTGGACCAACTATTTTACGACCAAGTCGAAAAATTGCAGAGCGGGAACCTGGAAGAAAGGATCCAGGCAGCGGATTATCTAAAATTCGTAAGCAGCAAACTGGCCGTTCGCCCTCTTCTGAAGGCTTTAAAAGGAAATGCGAATGTTCCTAAGTCGGAGGAAAATTCCCCTACCTTAAAATTCACGATCGCACAAGCATTGGGAGCAATGGAGTCCGATATCGCAGGACCAGGAATGGTGGAAGAATTTAAAAAGATCTCCGCAACCGTTCAAGAAAGTGATTATCCTGCATTCAGTTCACCGGATGGATATAATATGGTGATCGCAACGGGAGAATTGATCCGAAATGTGGGACTTCTTCCTTATACAAAGGAAAACCAAGAAGCGATCGTAAACGCTCTCAACCATCCGAATTTTTACGTAAGAGCTTCTGCGGCGGACGGATTGAAAAATCTAAACCGTAAGGAAACACTTTCCCAATTGAGTTCCGCGATCGATAAGGAAAAAAATCCATTTGCGAAAGTTGCGATCCTAAACGCGATCGTATACATCAATCGTATCGCAAACCAAAAGTTCTATGATCTATGCGCATTCTTAAAAGACGAATCTCCAATGGTCCGTTATAGAGCTTCTATCGCAGTGGGAGAAGTGGACCTGAAAGCTGGAGAATATTCACTCAGAGAAGCGTTACTCGTCGAGCATGATAAAATGGTAAGAGAGCAGATCAAAAAGGACCTGGCAAGTGTGACAGGATTCAAGATGCCTGCGAATCTTCCTCTTTTCTTGAAAGACTGA
- a CDS encoding metal-dependent hydrolase: MSVKAEKKERTIKPINGDSPSVRKMDFEGLDQLSDYYVAGNSFLTHTVNAYHVIFPEGERFFIKSVKAFADQVKDPALQNSIKGFIGQEVQHGKEHEKALEMLEKQGRPVSRILNFYNKTAYGFFWPVLEFIFGKKLKLAVTAGLEHYTASLGEVTLRFGLHEQAEGEMRNLLLWHACEEIEHKSVAYDVLQTVSKNYILRTFGFIVASIMFWGYAFTLQHMFIFADPNIGFKRYFSDLISARSYARLVVIEVGKLAFLYFKPGFHPNQTGGYDLANAALATI; encoded by the coding sequence ATGTCAGTGAAGGCAGAAAAAAAAGAACGGACTATTAAACCGATCAATGGTGATTCTCCAAGCGTTCGTAAAATGGACTTCGAAGGGTTGGACCAATTATCTGATTATTACGTGGCGGGAAATTCTTTCCTAACCCATACGGTAAACGCATACCATGTGATCTTTCCGGAAGGAGAAAGATTTTTTATTAAAAGTGTAAAAGCTTTCGCGGATCAAGTAAAGGATCCTGCATTACAAAATAGTATTAAAGGTTTTATAGGACAAGAAGTACAACACGGAAAAGAGCATGAGAAAGCGCTTGAGATGTTGGAAAAACAAGGACGCCCGGTCTCTAGGATCCTAAATTTTTATAATAAGACTGCTTACGGATTTTTCTGGCCTGTTTTAGAATTTATCTTCGGTAAAAAGTTGAAACTTGCAGTGACCGCAGGTTTGGAACATTACACCGCTTCCTTGGGAGAAGTTACTCTAAGATTCGGACTCCATGAACAAGCAGAAGGAGAAATGAGAAATCTACTTCTTTGGCATGCATGTGAAGAGATAGAGCATAAGTCCGTTGCTTATGATGTTCTCCAAACAGTTTCCAAAAATTATATTTTAAGAACTTTCGGTTTTATCGTAGCTTCCATCATGTTCTGGGGATATGCATTCACTCTTCAGCATATGTTTATCTTTGCAGATCCTAATATAGGATTCAAAAGATATTTTTCTGATCTTATTTCTGCTCGTTCTTACGCAAGATTAGTGGTTATAGAAGTTGGAAAACTGGCATTCTTATATTTCAAACCCGGTTTCCATCCCAACCAAACCGGCGGTTACGACCTGGCTAACGCTGCATTAGCGACTATTTAA
- a CDS encoding metal-dependent hydrolase — protein MSNQTKKGNLKSIDANSPTVRKMNFEGLENLPDHYIANNSFMTHTVNAYHILFPEGERFFIKSVKAFADQVKDPGLSSRVKSFIGQEVQHGKEHEKILEILKGQGRPITLMEKVYKWTAFSFFLPVFEFFFGKKLKLAVTAGLEHYTASMAEISIRNNFHDDAYGEMRSLLLWHACEEIEHKSVAYDVLQTVSKSHFLRIMGFIVASFMFWGYALSLQHWFLLTDKKVGFRKYFQDMKSARKIGRILYPQLFSAALLYFKKDFHPDQTGGYELANAALITI, from the coding sequence ATGAGTAATCAAACTAAGAAAGGAAATCTAAAATCAATAGATGCAAATTCTCCTACAGTTCGTAAGATGAATTTCGAAGGTCTGGAAAATTTACCGGACCATTATATCGCAAATAACTCGTTCATGACCCACACAGTGAATGCGTATCATATCCTATTTCCGGAAGGAGAAAGATTTTTTATCAAGAGTGTAAAAGCTTTTGCGGACCAAGTAAAAGATCCAGGTCTTTCTTCTAGAGTGAAGTCATTTATAGGGCAAGAAGTACAACACGGAAAAGAACACGAAAAGATCCTAGAGATCTTAAAAGGACAAGGAAGACCTATCACTCTTATGGAGAAGGTCTATAAATGGACTGCTTTTAGTTTCTTCTTACCTGTGTTTGAATTTTTCTTCGGTAAAAAACTGAAACTCGCAGTGACTGCAGGTTTGGAACATTATACGGCTAGTATGGCTGAAATTTCTATCCGCAATAATTTTCATGATGATGCATACGGAGAGATGAGAAGCCTTCTTCTTTGGCATGCCTGCGAAGAGATAGAGCATAAATCGGTTGCGTATGATGTTCTTCAGACGGTTTCCAAAAGTCATTTCCTAAGGATCATGGGATTCATAGTGGCATCCTTCATGTTCTGGGGATATGCTTTAAGTCTGCAGCATTGGTTCTTACTCACTGATAAGAAAGTGGGATTCCGCAAATATTTCCAAGACATGAAGTCCGCACGCAAAATAGGAAGGATCTTATATCCTCAACTTTTCAGCGCGGCGCTTCTATATTTCAAAAAAGATTTTCATCCGGACCAAACAGGCGGATACGAGCTTGCAAACGCGGCTCTGATAACTATCTAG
- a CDS encoding YciI family protein — MKFFLIELEYLVPLEKLDQAVPAHREFLQTLYDIGTLLLSGPKEPRNGGMIIAKSISLEKISETMKGDPFAKLGYANYKYTEFHPVKHQTFLKSWIEG, encoded by the coding sequence ATGAAGTTTTTCCTGATCGAATTAGAATATTTAGTACCACTCGAAAAATTAGACCAAGCGGTCCCGGCTCATAGAGAGTTTTTACAAACCTTATATGATATTGGGACCCTTCTTCTTTCCGGACCGAAAGAACCAAGAAACGGCGGAATGATCATCGCAAAATCCATCTCTTTGGAAAAGATCAGCGAAACAATGAAAGGAGATCCTTTCGCAAAACTAGGTTATGCAAATTATAAATACACCGAGTTCCATCCGGTAAAACACCAGACATTCCTAAAAAGCTGGATCGAAGGCTGA
- a CDS encoding fatty acid desaturase: MKKNTELKETLGSVREIISDSSFDNPSYLGIAYFIRDLFFFSVTMFLLWNVETWYYLPFLWVFAGLSIASLFIIGHDACHGALFKSERLAYWIGQIAMLPSLHAYNQWGYGHNRVHHGHTIKIKGDFVWHPVTPEQYKNFGIFRKAFHRLSWSALGGGIYYLVEIWLKGMVLFTAPMKEALRDKLLMLTFAFGSGAAVFYFGGNTPNGFDLGLGTWFFLKVWLLPFISWNYFIGITVYVHHIRPEVPWKEADEWTPFYGQMRGTVNYHVPKFLNFFMHNIFIHSPHHVHMKIPFYKLGQALEEIKVHYGAYVVERKSVWKDYMESTSKCKLMDPDTKRWMTYSEAFNDEDESEPELEAAT, encoded by the coding sequence ATGAAAAAGAATACAGAACTGAAAGAAACTCTTGGAAGTGTAAGGGAGATCATCTCCGATAGCAGCTTCGACAATCCTAGTTATCTAGGGATCGCTTATTTTATCCGGGACCTTTTCTTCTTCTCGGTCACCATGTTCCTGCTCTGGAACGTTGAAACTTGGTATTATCTTCCTTTTCTTTGGGTATTTGCGGGTTTAAGCATCGCTTCTCTTTTTATTATAGGCCATGACGCATGTCACGGAGCCTTATTCAAAAGTGAAAGACTCGCTTATTGGATCGGACAGATCGCAATGCTTCCTTCATTGCATGCTTATAATCAATGGGGATACGGACATAATAGGGTCCATCACGGTCATACGATCAAGATCAAAGGTGATTTCGTATGGCATCCTGTAACTCCTGAACAATATAAAAATTTTGGAATATTCAGAAAGGCATTTCATAGACTTTCCTGGTCCGCATTAGGAGGAGGGATCTATTATCTGGTGGAGATCTGGCTGAAAGGTATGGTCCTTTTCACAGCTCCTATGAAAGAAGCTCTCAGAGATAAATTACTTATGCTCACCTTTGCATTCGGTTCCGGAGCGGCGGTTTTCTATTTCGGAGGAAACACTCCTAACGGATTTGATCTTGGGTTAGGGACATGGTTTTTCCTAAAAGTGTGGCTTCTTCCTTTTATCTCTTGGAATTATTTTATCGGAATTACCGTATATGTGCATCATATCCGTCCTGAAGTCCCTTGGAAAGAAGCGGACGAATGGACCCCATTTTACGGACAAATGAGAGGAACCGTAAATTATCATGTGCCTAAGTTCCTGAACTTTTTTATGCATAATATTTTCATCCACTCCCCTCATCATGTTCATATGAAAATTCCTTTCTATAAATTGGGCCAAGCTTTGGAAGAGATCAAAGTACATTACGGAGCTTATGTGGTGGAAAGAAAATCAGTTTGGAAAGACTATATGGAGTCCACATCCAAATGTAAACTTATGGATCCGGACACTAAAAGATGGATGACCTATTCCGAAGCATTCAACGATGAGGATGAGTCGGAGCCTGAATTAGAAGCGGCCACTTAA
- a CDS encoding UvrD-helicase domain-containing protein, which translates to MDLSQFSQAQQEIIQDRSRFLQVIAAAGSGKTSTLVGVVQNELSQGTSGEEILVLSFTRKAAGEIRERIKTKTNIDSVRVHTFHAFCLRALITWHPDFKNRRPSILTSTEKNLFFREWFRKESDLIGGIPYELLIGGSALPSNFPQTWKSPLLEDYKNFKRKEGKLDLDDLVTMFLDSLETGGSWTEIPKRSLKRILVDEFQDTDPEQLRFLKLLSERSKILVVGDDSQSIYSFRGTDLSNFLDFPKMFQPCTRKFLNTNYRSLPKIVETSSIPISKNKNKIEKNVIAHRKGKALVSRIKIDKIQELFPSLGELYKRSGGELKILCRSNHRIREYLHAGVPPELLLTIHSAKGLEFHTVIVDLADGWNLRKDSPERIREEEHRVLYVALSRAKDCLIILGKKTGSGRETAEDLFFSYFKRELQLFKS; encoded by the coding sequence ATGGACCTTTCCCAATTCAGCCAAGCCCAACAAGAGATCATACAAGATCGGTCTAGATTTTTACAAGTAATCGCCGCAGCAGGTTCCGGAAAAACCAGCACCTTAGTAGGAGTAGTACAAAACGAACTCTCTCAAGGTACAAGTGGAGAAGAAATACTGGTCTTAAGTTTTACCCGAAAAGCTGCAGGTGAGATCAGAGAAAGAATTAAAACGAAAACTAATATAGACTCGGTAAGAGTTCATACATTCCATGCATTCTGCCTGAGAGCCTTGATCACCTGGCATCCTGATTTTAAAAACAGGAGACCTTCTATCCTTACTTCTACGGAAAAGAATTTATTTTTTAGAGAATGGTTCCGCAAAGAATCGGATCTCATAGGTGGAATTCCGTACGAGCTGCTGATCGGAGGTTCCGCATTACCTTCTAATTTTCCTCAAACTTGGAAAAGCCCATTATTAGAAGATTATAAAAACTTCAAACGTAAAGAAGGAAAACTGGATCTGGACGATTTAGTCACAATGTTTTTAGATTCTTTAGAGACTGGAGGCTCTTGGACTGAAATCCCGAAGAGAAGTTTAAAAAGGATCTTAGTGGACGAATTCCAAGACACAGACCCGGAACAACTTAGATTTTTAAAATTACTATCGGAACGATCCAAAATCCTGGTAGTTGGAGATGATAGTCAGAGCATTTATTCATTCAGGGGTACCGATTTAAGTAATTTTTTGGATTTCCCTAAGATGTTCCAACCTTGCACCAGAAAATTCCTGAACACGAATTATAGATCTCTGCCAAAGATCGTGGAGACTTCTTCCATACCTATCTCCAAAAATAAGAACAAAATTGAGAAGAATGTAATCGCCCATCGTAAAGGAAAAGCTCTCGTTTCCAGGATCAAAATAGATAAGATCCAGGAATTATTTCCTTCTTTGGGAGAATTGTATAAACGAAGCGGAGGAGAATTAAAAATATTATGCCGTTCTAATCATAGGATCAGAGAATATTTGCATGCGGGAGTTCCACCGGAGTTATTACTTACGATCCATTCTGCAAAAGGTTTAGAATTTCATACTGTGATCGTGGACTTGGCCGACGGCTGGAATCTCAGGAAAGATTCTCCGGAAAGGATCAGGGAAGAAGAACATAGAGTTCTATATGTTGCGCTTTCCAGAGCCAAGGATTGTCTCATTATCTTAGGTAAAAAGACAGGCTCAGGCAGAGAAACCGCCGAAGACTTATTTTTCTCTTATTTTAAGAGAGAACTTCAGCTATTCAAATCTTGA
- a CDS encoding prohibitin family protein, which produces MTRFQLLTKSLSLSALLSLSLLAGTGCYTNIRPGEAGLRYHPLTSGLQKDLLTNAIYFYAPWNDVVLYQTQWTSYKEKVDVLTRDDLTINVVAAVILRPVPGEIYNLQIEIGPDYYEKVVRPQFRTSVRNALSAYSMIKISKETPKVSQDIRQALGEKLRGKHVEIDDVIIDDIEYSRPILTAIEGKLTKEQEQEQMKFEINIAKKDAEITVIHAEAKAKSTVIEAEGTAQATVIEAQARAKAQKMIAAQLTKQYIQLKAFENPNTKLLFVPTGKDSLPMIINTPSDGPKAIDLPPAVDK; this is translated from the coding sequence ATGACCAGGTTTCAATTATTAACAAAAAGTTTGAGTTTGTCTGCCCTTCTTTCCTTGAGCTTGCTCGCGGGAACAGGTTGTTACACGAACATTCGGCCGGGAGAAGCAGGACTCAGATATCATCCTTTGACAAGCGGGTTACAAAAGGACCTATTGACGAATGCAATTTATTTCTACGCTCCATGGAACGATGTGGTATTGTACCAAACCCAATGGACCTCCTACAAAGAAAAGGTGGATGTACTTACCAGGGATGATTTGACCATTAATGTAGTGGCAGCAGTTATCCTAAGACCAGTACCTGGAGAAATTTATAATCTTCAAATAGAGATTGGTCCGGATTATTACGAAAAAGTGGTACGCCCTCAATTCAGGACATCTGTTCGTAACGCATTATCCGCTTATAGTATGATCAAAATTTCTAAAGAAACACCTAAGGTATCTCAGGATATCCGCCAAGCCTTGGGAGAAAAATTAAGAGGAAAACATGTAGAAATAGATGATGTGATCATAGACGATATAGAATACAGCCGTCCCATCCTAACTGCGATCGAAGGTAAACTTACCAAAGAGCAAGAGCAGGAACAGATGAAATTCGAGATTAATATAGCGAAGAAGGACGCGGAAATCACTGTGATCCACGCAGAAGCTAAAGCAAAATCCACGGTGATTGAAGCGGAAGGGACCGCACAAGCAACCGTGATCGAAGCACAAGCAAGAGCTAAAGCCCAGAAGATGATCGCTGCTCAGTTGACAAAACAATATATCCAGCTAAAAGCTTTCGAAAATCCTAATACAAAACTTCTATTCGTTCCGACAGGGAAAGATTCTCTTCCTATGATCATAAATACTCCTTCGGACGGTCCTAAGGCTATAGATCTTCCTCCTGCAGTGGATAAATAA
- a CDS encoding DedA family protein, with protein METIKYLLDFFLHLENHLDALIIAYGTWIYLILFLIIFCETGLVVTPILPGDSLLFALGAFAARGSLDLTTLLVLLIIAAILGDTVNYAIGHLAGEKILAKEKVPFLNKKHLEKAHQFYEEYGGKTIIIARFIPIVRTFAPFVAGIGSMTYTKFILYNIVGGVVWIAIFLFGGYKFGNLEFVQRNFKIVILAIIVISVMPAVIEYIREMRKTKASEK; from the coding sequence TTGGAAACTATCAAATATCTTTTAGACTTCTTCTTGCATCTTGAAAATCATTTGGATGCATTGATCATCGCTTACGGCACTTGGATCTATCTGATCCTATTCTTGATCATCTTTTGTGAAACCGGTCTTGTTGTAACTCCTATACTTCCGGGAGATAGCTTGCTCTTTGCTTTGGGCGCATTTGCAGCCAGAGGGAGTTTGGATCTTACTACCTTACTCGTACTTCTTATTATTGCCGCGATCCTAGGTGATACAGTCAATTATGCGATCGGTCATTTGGCAGGGGAGAAGATCCTTGCAAAGGAAAAGGTCCCTTTCTTAAATAAAAAACACCTGGAAAAGGCTCACCAATTCTACGAAGAATACGGTGGAAAAACGATCATCATTGCAAGATTTATCCCTATCGTTAGGACGTTCGCTCCTTTCGTAGCTGGGATCGGAAGTATGACTTATACTAAATTCATTTTGTATAATATAGTCGGCGGAGTGGTTTGGATCGCTATTTTCTTATTCGGCGGTTATAAATTCGGGAACCTGGAGTTCGTTCAAAGGAACTTCAAGATCGTTATTCTAGCGATCATTGTCATTTCAGTAATGCCTGCGGTGATAGAGTATATTAGAGAAATGAGAAAAACTAAGGCTTCCGAAAAATAA
- a CDS encoding ArsR/SmtB family transcription factor, producing the protein MGVTKTELFNKKQNRIASYAKALGHPARIAILEAIIKRKACICGDLVEELNLAQATVSQHLKALKEVDIIKGTIDGPAVCYCINEKSWGEIRDYFGHFFAQNLDSKNCC; encoded by the coding sequence ATGGGTGTTACTAAGACAGAGTTATTCAACAAAAAACAGAATCGTATTGCATCTTATGCAAAAGCTCTCGGTCACCCTGCCAGAATTGCAATTTTGGAAGCGATTATCAAAAGAAAAGCCTGTATTTGTGGAGATTTAGTGGAAGAGCTCAATTTAGCCCAAGCAACAGTATCTCAACATCTAAAGGCTTTGAAAGAAGTTGATATTATCAAAGGGACAATCGACGGTCCTGCGGTATGTTATTGCATTAACGAAAAATCTTGGGGAGAGATTCGAGATTATTTCGGGCATTTTTTTGCCCAAAACCTAGATAGCAAAAATTGTTGTTAA
- a CDS encoding DUF6428 family protein yields the protein MKLSEIKNILPNLTNIEFQLENGAFVPEHFHVTEIGFITKHFIDCGGTIRDEKVVNFQLWNANDHDHRLKPKKLLSIVKLSEEKLGIEDAKIEVEYQVDTIGKYDLDFNGTHFILKNKQAACLASDSCGSSSTKPKIQISGTSSSCCAPKSGCC from the coding sequence ATGAAACTATCGGAAATCAAAAATATTTTACCGAATCTGACTAATATCGAATTTCAATTGGAAAACGGCGCATTTGTGCCGGAACATTTCCATGTTACGGAGATCGGCTTTATCACAAAACATTTCATTGATTGTGGTGGAACTATCCGAGACGAGAAAGTTGTCAATTTTCAGCTATGGAATGCAAATGATCACGATCATAGATTAAAACCTAAAAAACTCTTAAGTATCGTCAAATTATCCGAAGAAAAATTGGGAATCGAGGACGCAAAGATCGAAGTCGAGTATCAAGTAGATACGATCGGAAAATACGATTTAGATTTCAACGGAACACACTTCATTTTAAAGAACAAACAGGCCGCATGTTTAGCAAGTGACTCCTGCGGTAGTTCTTCTACAAAACCTAAGATACAAATCTCCGGTACAAGTAGTTCATGCTGTGCTCCTAAATCTGGATGTTGCTAA
- a CDS encoding ArsR/SmtB family transcription factor, with amino-acid sequence MQNLDSTFAALADPTRRAILMRLAKSDSTVMELAKPFKMSQPAISRHLKVLEEAGLISTTIRAQERPRRLETAPLKKATDWIEKYRKIWEERYQVLDGLLEELKTMQTIGDE; translated from the coding sequence ATGCAAAATCTCGACTCTACCTTTGCCGCACTCGCTGACCCGACTCGCCGCGCGATACTCATGCGTCTGGCTAAGAGCGATTCAACGGTCATGGAGCTTGCTAAACCCTTCAAAATGAGCCAGCCGGCTATTTCTCGGCATCTCAAAGTTTTGGAGGAAGCAGGTCTTATCTCGACCACGATCCGCGCACAGGAACGGCCGCGCAGACTTGAAACTGCACCGCTTAAAAAGGCCACGGACTGGATTGAGAAGTATCGCAAGATATGGGAAGAGCGCTACCAAGTGCTCGATGGGCTACTCGAAGAATTGAAGACGATGCAGACAATAGGAGACGAATAG
- a CDS encoding SRPBCC domain-containing protein: protein MRADQKELKVELRGDRELVATRYFAAPRKLVFDCFTKPELMRRWLTGPEGWTLETIKNDLKVGGKYLYVYADPKGAKMGLYGTFTDVIISEKVANTENFATDLSTFDPDAPENPDATTESRTFTTEGELTLMTHVYRFASSEARELERGAMDGWVALCEALDKLLLELAAV, encoded by the coding sequence ATGAGAGCAGATCAAAAAGAATTGAAGGTAGAACTTCGAGGCGATAGAGAACTTGTCGCAACACGTTACTTCGCCGCACCACGCAAATTGGTATTCGATTGTTTTACTAAACCCGAGTTAATGCGTCGTTGGCTAACTGGTCCGGAAGGCTGGACTCTTGAAACCATTAAGAACGATCTTAAGGTCGGCGGTAAATATCTGTATGTTTATGCGGACCCGAAAGGAGCCAAAATGGGTCTTTATGGAACATTTACAGATGTAATCATATCCGAGAAAGTTGCGAATACTGAAAATTTTGCAACTGACTTGTCAACGTTCGATCCGGATGCTCCGGAAAATCCGGATGCTACTACCGAGTCTCGTACCTTCACAACTGAAGGAGAACTAACTCTTATGACTCATGTATACAGATTTGCTTCTTCAGAAGCTCGTGAGTTGGAAAGAGGCGCAATGGATGGATGGGTGGCATTATGCGAAGCACTCGATAAGTTATTATTGGAGCTTGCAGCAGTTTAG
- a CDS encoding DUF2200 domain-containing protein, giving the protein MENHRIFTTSFSSVYPMYVQKAERKGRTKAEVDKIIFWLTGYDPKSFQKQLKNEVNFEEFFDQAPHLNDNVSLIKGVVCGVRVENVENKLMQKIRYLDKLIDELAKGKAMEKILRGSV; this is encoded by the coding sequence ATGGAAAATCATAGAATCTTTACCACATCCTTCTCAAGTGTTTATCCTATGTATGTTCAAAAGGCGGAACGAAAAGGACGAACAAAGGCAGAAGTAGATAAAATCATTTTTTGGCTCACTGGATACGATCCTAAAAGTTTTCAAAAACAACTTAAGAATGAAGTGAATTTCGAAGAATTTTTCGATCAGGCTCCTCATCTCAATGATAATGTTTCTCTGATCAAAGGTGTTGTCTGCGGTGTTCGCGTGGAAAATGTAGAAAATAAACTTATGCAGAAGATCCGTTATCTAGATAAGTTGATCGATGAACTGGCCAAAGGAAAGGCCATGGAAAAAATATTAAGAGGATCAGTTTAG
- a CDS encoding VOC family protein, whose translation MAVKRMDNVGIVVEDLPATIAIFKEIGLELEGQMRVEGSWADHVVGLEGMQVDMAMMKTPDGHSRLELSKFIRPKVISREPKNAPSNTLGYLRVMFAVDDIKDTVTRLEKHGVKLVGKLEQYEDSYLLCYLRTPEGFIIALAEELK comes from the coding sequence ATGGCAGTGAAACGAATGGATAATGTCGGTATTGTTGTGGAAGACCTTCCGGCTACGATCGCAATATTCAAAGAGATAGGCTTAGAGTTAGAAGGCCAAATGAGAGTAGAAGGATCCTGGGCGGACCATGTTGTAGGACTTGAAGGAATGCAAGTCGATATGGCAATGATGAAAACACCGGATGGACACAGTCGATTGGAATTGTCTAAGTTTATCAGACCAAAGGTAATAAGCAGAGAACCGAAAAATGCTCCTTCCAACACTTTAGGTTATCTTCGAGTAATGTTTGCAGTAGATGATATCAAGGATACAGTGACTCGACTCGAAAAACATGGAGTGAAACTAGTCGGTAAGTTAGAACAGTATGAAGATAGTTACCTTCTATGTTATTTGAGAACCCCCGAAGGATTCATTATCGCACTGGCAGAGGAATTGAAATAG
- a CDS encoding ArsR/SmtB family transcription factor: MDADNVFKALGDPTRRKLLDLLYEKNGQTLGQLCEHLDMARQSTTQHIGILEAANLISTVWRGREKLHFINPVPLHEVYERWVRKFEHQRLSLLHDLKKELEGENNE; the protein is encoded by the coding sequence ATGGACGCTGATAATGTTTTTAAGGCGCTGGGAGACCCTACACGCAGAAAACTTCTCGATCTTTTATATGAGAAGAACGGCCAAACATTGGGCCAACTTTGCGAGCATTTGGATATGGCCCGCCAATCGACTACGCAACATATCGGGATCCTTGAGGCGGCCAATCTGATAAGCACGGTTTGGCGCGGCCGGGAGAAGTTACATTTCATTAATCCTGTGCCGTTGCATGAGGTCTATGAACGCTGGGTTCGAAAATTCGAACACCAGAGACTTAGCCTGCTGCATGACCTGAAGAAGGAACTTGAAGGAGAGAATAATGAGTAA
- a CDS encoding SRPBCC family protein — MSKEKTSFVYVTYIRSTPEKVFEAIMKPEITRLYWGHENISDWTPGASWEHVRANDRTVNIVGKVVEVVPPTRLVISWASPANAADPDSYSRVTFSIEEYNDMVKLTVTHDELEAGSGMAKGIQQGWPIVLSSLKSLLETGKGIDVFAKPKSVSSGSLS; from the coding sequence ATGAGTAAAGAAAAGACTAGCTTTGTTTATGTGACCTATATCCGCTCGACACCGGAAAAAGTTTTCGAAGCAATCATGAAACCTGAGATCACTCGACTCTATTGGGGGCATGAGAATATCTCCGACTGGACGCCGGGAGCTTCCTGGGAGCATGTACGTGCAAACGATCGTACAGTGAATATTGTAGGTAAGGTTGTGGAAGTTGTCCCGCCGACTCGTTTAGTTATCTCTTGGGCGAGCCCTGCAAATGCTGCCGATCCGGATAGTTATAGTCGAGTAACTTTCAGTATAGAAGAATATAATGATATGGTAAAGTTGACTGTCACTCATGATGAACTTGAAGCAGGAAGTGGAATGGCTAAAGGGATACAGCAAGGTTGGCCGATCGTTCTTTCCAGTCTGAAATCTTTATTGGAAACAGGCAAGGGTATAGATGTATTTGCTAAGCCTAAATCGGTTTCGAGCGGAAGTCTCTCATGA